ACTTGATATCAAACctttaatcattttaaaatagTACAGTCTACAAACCTGAATTACTGCATAAGCTAGTGTTCCGATATTGCCAGTAATGCCTGCATGTAAGAAAATTACCTCTATGTAAAGGGATCCGCATATAAGAGCCCATAACAATAGTTTAAAAAACTTCAAAAACACTTACTCACCAGCTGCTACAAAGGTTTGACTAGCATAAAAACTTATTCCATTTATTCCTCCAAATTGTTGGAATATCATCAATCCAACAGCAATCTGAATATTAAAACAAGAAATTTGTATGAAAAACATAAGCTTCATCATCAAAATAGTTGAACTTGAagattaaaatcaattacttACAATCACAGAACGTATGTATTTGGCTTCGACCAGGTCAGTCAATTTAGCTTTAGACAGTTTCCTCAAACTTTGAACATTAGCCTAGTTATATAAAGAATAATCAGGATTAGTCAGCTCTTATAAAAAATAACGTAAAGATACACACGCACACTTGCACTAACTGGAACATGTATTTGAAGATCGAAGAAAACACTTGAATCTCAGCAGCTTCAAAAGCAATATCAGCATTTTGTCCACGAAGTCTACGTAGTGACACCTCAAATTCTTTCTCCAGCCCTACTTTTGCCTGTAAGTATTTTGCGTTAAAGCTCACTTCGGCTTGTTTATATGAATTAAAGATATGAAATTTTGTTTCATGTGTTACAAGCCTCACCAGCCATCTAGGGGATTCCGGAATAAAGAATAAACCCACAAGCATAACAAAGCAAGGGACAAGGCCTACATAATAAAGAAATAAGTGTTCATATTTTGACTTCTATTTTCTTACAgcagaattttaaaattaaaatactttaCCGGTTAAAGCTAGGTTTCGCCATGTTATAATAGTTCCCATTACAAATGCAAGTGATGAGCCAATACAAATCATGAGCTGCAGACATATAAAAAAGGGTCTAATTTAATTCAAACTCAAAGTAAATGAGACTTAATGATCCGAAACTACTTTGGATCACAAATATTCTATTTTGCAAGACCTGATTGAGAGTAGTGAGCCCCCCACGGAGATTTGAAGGAGCTATTTCTGCTATGTACACCGGCACCTGAGGAAATCCAATTAGTCACCGTACTTAACTTTATGAATACAAAATATAAGATCAGAAACCTACATGTCTGAATAACAAATAATTACCACATAAGAAACAATCCCTATGCCGTATCCTGTCAGAAATCTACCAATATCAAGTGACAAAGCTCCCTGtacaaacaaataaaaatatataaaaccCAATTCTCTCTGCAAGCCTGATGGCTTTTCATATTGAAGTATAAGAATCTAATTTCCTAAATTAATTGTAAATCAAAACAAGCAAACATACCATAGATAAGTAGACAGCAAGCCATCCTGCAATGCAGAAAGCAGCTGACATTCTCATAGCCTATATTCATAGGCCAGCAAAAAGTAATTAGGACTGGTTGAAGAACTTTTAAATGAATGGGATAGAACAAAATTTAGGGGTGACAATATCTACATAGCCCAAGACTGGTTTCTTACCAACACTGTTAAACAGTCCGAAACCTAAAAATGACATGCTCAATCAACCCAAATAGTACCACAAATAACACATTACTGATAGAACATAAAACAACATGAAATTAACACTTGCATGAACACACATTTCAAACCCGAAATGGCTACCACTACAAAAACCAGGCCAGTAAATTCAAAAATACGCATACCCCTTTTCGCCCTACAAAGTCCGCAATTTTGCCACTTGTAAATGCAGCAATCATAGCCCCAATCGTCACCGATGATCCAAACATAGAATACTACAAATTGAGAACAGATCATAAGTAACAACATCCATAACACAGTCTAAAAAAATAATCGAAACAAATTAAGTTTAAATTACAACCTGGGCCAGTGTCAAATCCAAATCTTCCCTAATACCAGATTGAGTAGGTGCAGAATATCCCACCTGCAAAATAATCAACTTAGCCTAAACAAACCCTTCTATTCTTTTTCCTATCTCCTAAATTCTAAATTTTGGGTTTATTTCTAGGAGCATCCTGataagaaaaataagaaaaaataaaaaatcgtCAAAAATCTATCTCACAAAAAATATAACTGTAAACAACTTATATACATAGAGAAAAACATGGAGATTATCTACTTACACATGATCCAAACTCAAAAGATCCACAGACAGAAACAAATGTACTATACAAAACCACCCCAATTGATCCACTATTAACCTCTTTAAACTCAAGAAATGGCTGTTCCAAATCTTGATCACCACCATTTTCAATATCTTTAACATGCTCAATTGCCATCTTATATATGATATCTATAAGTTGTATAGATGATTATATAAAATGTGCACAAAAATTATGTCTAGACAAATTAACAAGACATGAGGAGTGAATCAATGAAATTAGGAGTAGGGCTGCTGGAAAATGTTTTTTGAGGTACTTAATATATACATGCAGACTGTTCTAGACGGTGGTAGATATTTTGGTATATACAATCATAATCGAAAGACAGGTAGattatttcttttttttctaGGACAACATAGTATTCATTGAGCCCGGGTAATTTTGTTATTAGTAAAATCTGTAAAAAAATCTTTCCGATAAACACAACAGCTGTCGCCAGTGGTTATCAGATTATCATCGTAGTATAGTTAAATTTAATTAAGGCTGTCTTTTGAATTTTGGATTCTTTCGTATACACTTCATTTTCTGTgctaaaataaaaatatatgtcTCTTTTCGTCTGTCTTACTTAATTTGcttctttcttttgctttttagtgttttttctttctttgtttttttttctttatGTGAATGATTGTTAAACAGCATTTTCTCGGGCAGTATATGAGTCAAATTATTTATGACATATTCGAAATTTAACTTGTAAATTATTTAAATTCAGCTCGTTAATAATCGAGTTAGGCTCAATCTCGAGCTATTCAAATTATTTACCGAATCAAGCTCAAACTTCAAATTACTCAGCTTATAAATTTTATGAATCTTGAATACAATATTTGACTTTCTAAAACACTGTTAACCTACCCATAATTAATGTACGTATCTTATAACCATACGatcatttttttttaatattttattataaatatatttctATATAAATATACAATgctttttttatatttatatgttTAATCAAATCGAGTTAGAGCCACAACGGTCatatatatatcaatattttTGTCAACATTTGATGAAAACGATTTTAAATTTTCGAAACGAACTCGAATATATCGAATTTTTTACGAGTCTAAAAACGAGTTTGAAATTGAAGCCTCGTTGGACTCCTTAGAAGAGTACAAACTTTTTAATCGAATTTGAactttttaaataaaatttttatgttcAAATCAAAAATTTTGATACTGATAATATGTGAATAgttttttgaattaatttttttgaaaattatatgACAATTAATGAGAAATGAACAGAAGCGTAAGTTTATttatatttttgtaaaattaaaaGTTTACGAAGGGTAGGGCTAAAttaatgttttcaattgaaaataaaaataatattatggGACGAAGTAAGTAGTACAATGAATTCAACATTTTTATGAGAGATATGTGATAATATTGAGGTAGCCTAACCTATAACAATATGATATTGTTTTTTTCCACTCTATTTTGCTCAAATTTACAATAAATACTGTCTTTTGATCtcattttatattaaaaatattcaatTAATCTTTATACCGACTTCACACGAAATGATACTATTTTTAGATATGTTTGAAAATGTTTCAACACTGATGGGCGGTAACACTTCTTTATCATCTAAATAGGCTAGAGTGACATACAGATCACTAGACTTACCTAATATGCTTTactcattattattattattaaatcaaattctgatcaaattttaaaaaaaattatcattGTTGATGAAATTCTGGAGACACCCTTGAATACACCTTGACCCTTTTCTACATTTTCTCTTACGGGACAATGGGACTTGTACGATACTAATAATTATTTAGTGTGGATCACTAGACTTGCCTAGTTTGCTTTAATCATGATTattattaaatcaaattttgagcAAAATTCAAAGAAATTGTCGTTGTTAATGAAATTGTGAAAATACCCTTAACCCTTCTCTACATCTTCTCTTACAAGAACAATGGGGTTTGTATTAtactaataattatttatgaCTTACTCCCGAGTTTTTTAATGGGAAGAAAGGAAGTTATCAGGAGCTAAAATACTTTCATCCCATTTTTGGAGTCAAAAATTGTCAAATTTACATTCGCTAACACTTGCTTTCGCTCCTTTTAAAACTCGGGAGCACGATTATGGAGTGAAGTGAAAAACTTACCCTccacttgctttcctttctttttaaaACTCGGGAATAAGGGTTAGTGCCGGATGAGAAAGAGAGTGTTGCATATGACACTTTAGTACAAAAATTTAGTGCTCagataaaaaaattagaaattctcTACAGAATGCAACAAAACTTCTGCAAAGTGCTAACAAAATATGGCATTACAAACAATAATACATAAGTCAATGCATACACTGAATTAAGTTGTGGGGGTTATGGACTTAGATGAAGCTATATATACTTTCGACGCCAGTTAAGCTAAGAGTTAATAATAGCCTGAATTTGTTCTGGCGTCTTCCCTTTTGTTTCTGGCACCAACCTAGCCATGAACAGTAGCCAAAGAgcagaaaataaaaaaatgtacctaaaaataatttaaattcaattaGAAACTGTTTTTTCTTTCGCTTTTATTATGTAAAGAGCATCATTAAAACTGAGATATGGGACTGAGATAGTGAGATGTTTTGTGGCAACTCCAGCTCATAAGAAAATCGAAAGCATATGATCCTGCCCAGGCACGTAGCTGCTTTATTAGGCACCGACATGCTACCAGCAAGAGCCTATGTATGTAATGGAAATATCTGCAACAAATCGTAAATTTCTTAGAACACAATATGCATGGTGATAATACATTGCAGTAGAGTTTCAATTCACAGACCATAAGAATCAAACGGAAAGCAAGATTGTGTGAGGTAGTGTGTGTCAGAGTTGTAAGTAAAACTCCATTGAAGCAACGAAGAAAAGCTTAACATGAaatgaagaaaaagagaagaCTTAACTGATAAGAAAAGTTTGTTACAATCTGAAATGTAAATCTAACTTGTTTTGTAAGCTAACATTTTGTTTATATAGCCATTTTGATATCTAATCCTGACCATACAATATTAACATTTAATATGTGACTAATTCCTGAGCTGGCTGCCTTGCTGAGTCATCGGATATATTTTCACAGTTTGACGTCGATGCATCATTTGTATTTGATTCCTGTTGTTTTGCCTTTTGCTGAGAGTTCATATCTGTAACATCCCCCCTCAAGTTAGGAGGGGAGAAAAGATTACACACTCCTAACTTGGAACTGAAAAAGAGTAACTGTGCTGATATGAGTGGGAGAAATCATTCCTAGCTGCAATTTTTCCCGAACCAGATGACAGTCTATCTCAATATGTTTGGTACGTTCATAGAAGACAGAGTTAAAGGCAATGTAGATAGCTGACTTGTTGTCACAGTATACTATAATATGAGTGAGAGTGTGAATGCCAAAAGTTTTGAACAAATTTAATAACCATATGAGTTCGCAACAAGTATTTGCCATACTTCTGTACTCATCCTCAACTGAAGATCTAGATATGGTATGTTGCTTCTTGCACTTCCCGGAAATAAGAGAATTTCCAAATTTAACACAATATCCTGTGAGAGAATGTCTAGAAAATTTATAACCTGCCCAGTTTGAATCACAGTATGTAGTCAATGAAAGTGGATTATGAGCAGTCATGAGGATACCTTGACCAGGAGCATTTTTAAGATATCTTACTACCTTGTGAGAAGCCTGCAAGTGATCAGATCTTGGTGAAGCAATGAACTGAGATAAGACTTGGACAGAGTAAGAAATGTCAGGTCTTGTGACTGTAAGGTGCAAAAGCCTTCCAACAACTCGTCTGTAGGCAGAAGCACTGAATTCACATAGCAAAGGACTAGTGTTGTCCATTAAATTGAGATTTTGTTCAAAAGGAACTTTGGATGGTCTGGAAGTAAGAAGACTGGTATCCTTTAATATATCCAGAGTGTACTTGCTTTGATGCAAGTAAATGCTAGTAGCAAATCTGGCCACTTCTATGCCAAGAAAGTACTTGAGAGCTCCCAAATCTTTAACTTTGAATTTGGAAGATAGAAAATCAATCACCTTTTGGATTAATTTCTTGGAAGATCCTGTAACTAGAATATCATCAATATAGACTAGAACAACTACAAATTGATTGTCACAATTCAGAGTGAATAAACTGTTATCAGAGTGAGACTGAGTGCAACCATGTTTCAGGAGAGTTTTGGAGAATTTTGAAAACCAGCATCTAAAAGCTTGTTTGAGACCATATAATGACTTCCTTAATTTGCACACAACAGAAGAGGCATCTGTAATACCAGATAGATCAATACATGTAGACAGTTGAAGATATCCAAGAGGCAATATCATGTAGACAGTTTCATTAAGATCACCATAGAGAAAAGCATTAGTGATATCTTATTGAGAAATTGGCCAGTCTTGAGTAGCTGGTACTGCTATAAGTAACCTAACTGTTGTCATCTTGGCTACAGGAGCATAGGTTTCAAAATAGTCCAAACCATATGTTTGAGTAAAACATTTGGCCATAAGTCTAGCCTTATACCTGTCAATACTCCCATCTGGTTTGTATTTGATTTTGAACAGCCATTTACAATCATCAATGTGTTAATTCTGAGGTTTAGGAACAATTTCCCATGTTTTATTACTCTCAAGAGCATTGAGTTCAGTTTTCATAGCTTGAAGTCAATTCTAATCATTGGCTGCCTGTTTTTAAGTATATGGAATAGGAGACAGAACAATAACAGCTAAAAATTTGGCATAAGATAGGAAAACATTGGCACAAGAGATATAGTTCGGTATAGGATATGTGCAGAAAGTATTGTTTGAGTTAGAATTTACCAAATCAGTGGATACAGATGTGGGAACTAGATGTTGAGGCAAGCCTGCATAGTCCCTAAGTTTAACAGGACTTGTTCTATTTCTGACAAGTCTAAGAGGTAGAGAAGCAATGGGTTGAAGCTGAATATCAAGAGTTGACTCAGTTGTATTCTCAATTGATAGAGTTGACTCGGTTTCATTTTCAGTAGAGGAGAAAGGAATGGTTGTATGATCAGCATCACCATGAATATGTGATGAAGGAAACATCAGATTATCAGTCATTTGAGTATCAGGAAGAGAATAAATTTGATTTGTTTTGAAAATGATTCATGTCTTCTTTAAACACAAAGTCTCCGGTGCCATAGCATTTTTTGATGTAAAGATCAACTATCTTGTATCCTTTTTTATTAACAGGATGGTCAACAAATAAACACTTGATTGCTTTAGGAGCAAATTTATCACCATTAGTATGAAAATTACTAATGTAACAAAGACAACCAAAATTTTTAAGATGAGAATAATCAGGTTTCGTATTAAACAATATCTCATAAGAGACATATTATTTAGATGAACAGTAGGGTGGAGATTTATCAGGTGAGCTGCTGTCAAAACACAGTCTCCACATAAGGAGATGGGAACATTAGACTGGAATTTTAGGGATCGTGCAACATTGAGTAAATGTTGATGTTTTCTCTCAGCAATGTCATTTTGATGGGGTGTGTATACACAAGTAGTTTGATGAACAATACCTAAAGACTGAAGTTTATTGGTAAGGTCATAATTAACAAATTTTGTACCATTATCAGTTCTTAATATTTTGATATTCTTTTTAAACTGAGTGGTGACATAAGAAAGAAAGGAATTGATTAAGTGAGGCACTTGAGATTTGTCAGACAAAAGAAATGACCAAGTAcatcttgaaaaatcatcaacaaTGGTTAGAAAATAGGTACATTTGCCATGAGTACGATATCTGTATGGCCCCCAAACATCACAATGAACAATATCAAAATATTTAGTGCTATTTGAATATTTCTCAGGAAAAGAAATTCTAGTTTATTTGGAAAACTGACATACATCACAACAACTCTTATCATTACTAGAGGATAGTCCTAATTCTGAAATATTTCTAAGAACAGATATAGAGGGGTGACCTAATCTGGTGTGCCAAAGATTTGAGGAAGCAGTGCAAGAGTTTATGGCTGGTATATTGTACCTGACATGAAGTTTGTAGAGGCCTGCATCTAGTTCACAAATCTCTGTCTTAATCTGAGCAGTAAGGTCCTGAAATAAGCATTTAGAGGCAGAAAAAGAAACAATGCAGGCATTGACCGCTGTGAGTTTAGGTATAGATAATAAATTGCATTGAAAATCAGGCACATATAGCACCTCTTTCAGTATAATGTTTGAGTCAATGAAAATGTTACCCGAGTTAGTAACACAAGCTTTATGTctatttggaagaagaagttCAGACTCAATAATTTTTATGTCAAGAAGGAATTATTTATAAAGAGTTATATGATCAGTAGATCCATAATCTATAATCCATATGTAAATAGATGTATCTGATATAACATTATTGACACAGATGGCAGAGAGAGTGCATTTATTTATACCTGCAGAGTTTGTATCAGATTTGACAGTATGCAACCAAGTGGCATTTGACATAGCATTGGGAAGCCTTTTACTGATATTGTTGAAGTAAATTGAGAAGCTGTTGATACTGACTTTCAATAAACATTGAAGAGGCATTAGATTCCTTATTTTCATTAGTGGTTGTTCTATGTTCAGAGTATGAGTTCTCAGGGTTAACCACAAAATTGACATTGTACTTTC
This sequence is a window from Apium graveolens cultivar Ventura chromosome 9, ASM990537v1, whole genome shotgun sequence. Protein-coding genes within it:
- the LOC141684466 gene encoding sugar transporter ERD6-like 16 isoform X1; the encoded protein is MAIEHVKDIENGGDQDLEQPFLEFKEVNSGSIGVVLYSTFVSVCGSFEFGSCVGYSAPTQSGIREDLDLTLAQYSMFGSSVTIGAMIAAFTSGKIADFVGRKGAMRMSAAFCIAGWLAVYLSMGALSLDIGRFLTGYGIGIVSYVVPVYIAEIAPSNLRGGLTTLNQLMICIGSSLAFVMGTIITWRNLALTGLVPCFVMLVGLFFIPESPRWLAKVGLEKEFEVSLRRLRGQNADIAFEAAEIQANVQSLRKLSKAKLTDLVEAKYIRSVIIAVGLMIFQQFGGINGISFYASQTFVAAGITGNIGTLAYAVIQVPITMVGAILMDKSGRRPLLLVSATGTFLGCFLTGTAFLLEGQKLLLQWIPTLAVSGVLTYIASFSIGMGAVPWVIMSEIFPLHIKGLAGSLAVLINWLGAWAVSYTFNFLMSWSCPGTFFVFSGFCALTVLFVAKVVPETKGKTLEEIQASINS
- the LOC141684466 gene encoding sugar transporter ERD6-like 16 isoform X2, yielding MFGSSVTIGAMIAAFTSGKIADFVGRKGAMRMSAAFCIAGWLAVYLSMGALSLDIGRFLTGYGIGIVSYVVPVYIAEIAPSNLRGGLTTLNQLMICIGSSLAFVMGTIITWRNLALTGLVPCFVMLVGLFFIPESPRWLAKVGLEKEFEVSLRRLRGQNADIAFEAAEIQANVQSLRKLSKAKLTDLVEAKYIRSVIIAVGLMIFQQFGGINGISFYASQTFVAAGITGNIGTLAYAVIQVPITMVGAILMDKSGRRPLLLVSATGTFLGCFLTGTAFLLEGQKLLLQWIPTLAVSGVLTYIASFSIGMGAVPWVIMSEIFPLHIKGLAGSLAVLINWLGAWAVSYTFNFLMSWSCPGTFFVFSGFCALTVLFVAKVVPETKGKTLEEIQASINS